From a region of the Lactuca sativa cultivar Salinas chromosome 4, Lsat_Salinas_v11, whole genome shotgun sequence genome:
- the LOC111876838 gene encoding protein yippee-like At4g27745: MADAIGPRLYGCYNCRNHVAFHDDIVSKNYVGRQRRRAFLFSHVMNVVVGPKMDRLLITGLYNVADVSCSDCGEVLGWRYEKAYIEAQKFKESKTVLEKFKIVKEDW; this comes from the exons ATGGCGGATGCAATCGGTCCACGACTGTATGGATGCTACAACTGCCGGAATCATGTCGCGTTTCACGATGATATTGTCTCTAAAAACTATGTG GGTAGACAACGTCGTAGAGCTTTCTTGTTTTCCCACGTGATGAATGTGGTAGTAGGTCCTAAAATGGATCGTCTACTCATCACGGGTTTATACAACGTGGCAGATGTTTCATGCTCTGATTGTGGGGAGGTTTTAGGATGGAGATATGAGAAAGCGTACATTGAAGCACAAAAATTTAAAGAATCCAAAACTGTGCTTGAAAAATTTAAGATTGTGAAGGAGGATTGGTAG
- the LOC111876757 gene encoding probable serine/threonine-protein kinase WNK6: MDSRKFNETGANMEPDYVEKDPKGRYIRYREVLGKGAFKTVYKAFDQIDGIEVAWNQVRINDVLQSPDDFGKLYSEVRILKSLKHKNTIKLFDSWIDTKNKTLNMITELFTSGNLRQYSKKHKSVDMKAIKNWARQILHGLDYLHSQNPPVIHRDIKCDNIFVNGNHGEIKIGDLGLATVLQQPTAKSFIGTPEFMAPELYEEEYNELADIYSFGMCMLEIVTFEYPYSECKNPAQIYKKVTSGIKPASLEKVSDPKVKEFIEKCLVPANQRLSAKELLKDPFLEIMNLRKPMQSPLPRSLSHVSTANHAVVELCRVYEGNEFKLKGTKNDKNSVSLTIRIADPSGQVRNIHFLFYINTDTALSVSHEMVEQLELQKHHVSFITDFINEAITRILPSKTLGFEDLNDVSKGRAITRSRSFLSLCESDEIKEMVELKATESGYKRWCKEMKRGRKKGVEATRKRCIMIS, from the exons ATGGATTCCCGTAAATTCAATGAAACCGGTGCTAATATGGAGCCTGATTATGTTGAAAAGGACCCGAAAGGCCGATACATAAGG TATCGGGAAGTTCTCGGTAAAGGTGCATTCAAGACAGT tTACAAAGCATTCGACCAAATCGACGGAATTGAAGTTGCATGGAACCAAGTGAGGATCAATGACGTATTACAGTCTCCAGACGACTTTGGAAAGTTGTATTCCGAAGTTCGTATTCTTAAATCACTAAAACACAAGAACACCATCAAGCTTTTCGATTCATGGATTGATACCAAGAACAAGACTTTGAACATGATCACAGAGCTCTTCACATCAGGAAACCTACGCCA ATATAGTAAGAAGCATAAAAGTGTTGATATGAAAGCGATTAAGAATTGGGCAAGACAGATTTTGCATGGTCTTGATTACCTTCATAGTCAAAACCCTCCGGTGATTCATCGGGATATTAAATGTGACAACATTTTTGTTAATGGAAACCATGGTGAAATTAAAATCGGTGATCTTGGATTGGCTACTGTTTTGCAACAACCAACTGCTAAAAGTTTCATAGGAACCCCTGAATTTATGGCACCCGAGCTTTATGAGGAGGAATATAATGAACTTGCTGATATATATTCATTCGGTATGTGCATGTTGGAAATAGTAACTTTTGAGTACCCATATAGCGAATGCAAAAACCCAGCTCAGATTTACAAGAAAGTTACCTCT GGGATTAAACCGGCTTCTCTTGAGAAAGTGAGTGATCCAAAAGTGAAAGAATTCATAGAGAAATGTTTGGTTCCGGCGAACCAAAGGTTATCTGCTAAGGAGCTTTTGAAAGATCCGTTTTTGGAGATCATGAATCTCCGAAAGCCAATGCAGAGTCCATTGCCAAGATCGTTAAGCCATGTAAGCACTGCAAATCATGCAGTTGTTGAACTTTGTAGAGTGTATGAAGGAAATGAGTTTAAGCTCAAAGGCACCAAGAACGACAAAAATTCAGTTTCTTTAACCATACGAATCGCTGACCCAAGTG GCCAAGTGAGGAACATACATTTCCTATTTTACATCAACACCGACACCGCACTATCAGTCTCACATGAGATGGTTGAACAACTCGAGTTACAAAAACATCATGTGTCTTTCATCACCGACTTTATCAACGAAGCAATCACAAGAATCTTACCTTCAAAAACTTTGGGGTTTGAAGATCTTAATGATGTTTCAAAAGGGAGAGCGATAACAAGAAGTCGTTCATTTCTTTCATTATGTGAAAGTGATGAGATCAAGGAAATGGTAGAATTAAAAGCAACAGAATCAGGGTATAAGAGATGGTGTAAAGAGATGAAAAGGGGGAGGAAGAAGGGAGTTGAAGCCACTAGAAAGAGATGTATAATGATTTCATGA
- the LOC111876758 gene encoding uncharacterized protein LOC111876758, translated as MEFCPTCGMLLKYELPHFHLPARFFCPTCPYVSQIEQKVKIKRKQRLVKKEIDPIITQDDMKNAPKTDQAHCPDCGHNKASYIQFQTRSADEPMTINFTCEKCGKCWRED; from the exons ATGGAATTTTGCCCAACTTGTGGGATGTTGTTGAAGTATGAGTTGCCTCATTTTCATCTTCCTGCCCGATTTTTCTGCCCCACATGTCCATATGTTAGCCAAATAGAGCAGAAG GTCAAGATCAAAAGAAAGCAACGTTTGGTTAAAAAGGAGATTGACCCCATCATCACCCAAGATGACATGAAGAACGCACCAAAAACAGATCAAG CTCATTGCCCAGATTGTGGTCACAACAAGGCTTCATACATCCAGTTTCAAACAAGGTCTGCTGATGAACCCATGACAATAAACTTCACCTGTGAGAAATGTGGTAAATGCTGGCGTGAGGACTAA